A genomic window from Bacillus sp. BGMRC 2118 includes:
- a CDS encoding steroid delta-isomerase, translating to MYTPDQLAQKQLDAYNKQDIEAFVSIYADDIVVMDFPSNEITLQGKEEFRTRYHNLFLKNPNQHAELKYRLVKGNIVIDHEYVTGRVNGNNTEAIAMYEVDQHYIRKVWFVK from the coding sequence ATGTATACACCAGATCAGTTAGCTCAAAAACAATTAGATGCATATAACAAGCAAGACATTGAAGCATTTGTTTCTATTTATGCTGACGATATAGTTGTAATGGATTTTCCGTCTAATGAAATTACTCTACAAGGCAAGGAAGAGTTTAGAACAAGATATCATAACCTATTCTTAAAAAATCCGAACCAACATGCTGAGTTGAAATATCGTCTTGTAAAAGGGAATATCGTTATTGATCATGAATATGTAACAGGTAGAGTAAACGGAAATAATACTGAAGCGATTGCCATGTATGAAGTGGATCAACATTATATTCGTAAAGTTTG
- a CDS encoding GNAT family N-acetyltransferase, whose protein sequence is MVEIRNVTYEEKEKLGNLFEYYVYEFSPYLNIDVGMDGKFGFNQLEEYFTEFYDAYFIYRENKIVGFCIVQRMDKYEYDFQIEQFFILKRYEGLGLGKAAAFQIFNQYKGRWNITQIETNYRAQAFWRGIIKSYTNNTFTEFYDDHRRSVQRFNNIKGE, encoded by the coding sequence ATGGTAGAGATACGTAACGTAACATATGAGGAGAAAGAGAAACTTGGTAATTTATTTGAGTATTACGTGTATGAATTTAGTCCTTATTTAAATATAGATGTAGGGATGGACGGAAAATTTGGATTTAATCAATTAGAGGAATACTTTACAGAGTTTTATGACGCTTATTTTATTTACAGGGAAAACAAGATTGTTGGATTTTGTATTGTACAAAGAATGGATAAGTATGAATATGATTTTCAAATTGAGCAATTCTTCATCTTAAAACGGTACGAAGGGCTTGGTCTAGGGAAAGCAGCTGCTTTTCAAATTTTTAACCAATACAAAGGTCGTTGGAATATAACACAAATCGAGACAAACTATAGGGCTCAAGCATTTTGGAGAGGAATAATTAAGTCTTATACAAATAATACATTTACTGAGTTTTATGATGACCATCGTCGTTCTGTCCAACGCTTCAATAATATAAAGGGAGAATAA